One Mesotoga sp. UBA6090 genomic window carries:
- the cmr1 gene encoding type III-B CRISPR module RAMP protein Cmr1, whose amino-acid sequence MESGPITFRVKTLTPLWTGGSDGKMDRVHETGIIGSIRWWYEVIARGLGYYVCDPTSDNRCKLSGKEKDGEERISKLCPACYLFGTTGWKRMFNLSVTVDGKQPVRGNEPFSQATTKSINKNWLSKVFEKNRHDRDFFGSLELRVLPRCDRNQIEEQLKAVLSIMSNFGSLGAKPQFGYGLFELADHAEETRESLRIINRFLKENCFVKRSDDKKGFSLKNYWKVETEVGKSLPPANLKYLGGEVKNLYIPMSFDVRYVLRKEYFGKCGSKKATAEIFGGTKGDKWASKVFVSSFYKENQKNEKYKLRIWGFTARAVSEIVREAIERDYDTNNDREIFSFGEILSEVTEIDS is encoded by the coding sequence ATGGAGAGTGGACCGATTACATTCAGAGTTAAGACCCTTACCCCGCTATGGACCGGTGGGTCAGATGGAAAGATGGACCGGGTACACGAAACGGGAATCATAGGAAGCATCAGATGGTGGTATGAAGTCATTGCTAGAGGTCTCGGCTATTACGTATGCGATCCGACTTCAGATAATCGCTGTAAACTATCTGGCAAAGAAAAAGACGGTGAAGAAAGGATTTCGAAGCTTTGTCCTGCCTGTTATCTGTTTGGAACTACAGGCTGGAAGAGAATGTTCAATTTGTCTGTAACGGTCGATGGCAAGCAGCCGGTTAGAGGGAATGAACCCTTTTCACAGGCTACAACCAAGAGCATCAATAAGAACTGGTTAAGCAAGGTCTTTGAGAAGAACCGTCATGATAGGGACTTCTTCGGTTCGCTTGAGCTTAGAGTTCTCCCAAGGTGCGATAGAAATCAAATTGAAGAGCAGCTTAAGGCTGTCCTTTCAATCATGAGCAACTTTGGTTCTCTTGGGGCTAAGCCTCAATTTGGTTACGGCCTCTTTGAACTCGCTGATCATGCGGAGGAAACAAGAGAATCACTTCGGATAATCAACAGATTCCTTAAGGAAAATTGCTTTGTCAAAAGAAGTGATGATAAGAAAGGCTTTTCGCTGAAGAACTACTGGAAAGTCGAAACAGAAGTTGGAAAATCTCTTCCGCCAGCGAACTTGAAATATCTGGGTGGTGAAGTCAAGAATTTGTATATTCCGATGTCTTTTGATGTGAGATATGTGTTGCGAAAAGAATACTTTGGAAAATGTGGATCCAAAAAAGCTACAGCAGAGATCTTTGGAGGAACGAAAGGTGATAAATGGGCAAGCAAAGTGTTTGTTAGCAGTTTCTACAAAGAGAACCAGAAAAATGAGAAATACAAGTTGCGCATTTGGGGATTCACAGCAAGAGCTGTTTCGGAAATTGTTCGCGAAGCAATTGAAAGAGATTATGACACTAATAACGATAGAGAGATTTTCTCTTTTGGTGAAATACTAAGTGAGGTGACAGAAATTGATTCTTGA
- the cas6 gene encoding CRISPR-associated endoribonuclease Cas6, whose translation MTADGRKKTYFYNPAEKDFAIQIRENLNRKASALGNSVRAGESFSFKLASRPVQRIVKYKVFTQIAWDFRFELNADPELISIAYYWGLGSKNAQGFGMIEISERR comes from the coding sequence ATGACAGCAGACGGGAGAAAGAAAACGTACTTTTACAATCCGGCAGAGAAAGATTTCGCAATTCAGATTCGGGAAAACCTCAACAGAAAGGCAAGTGCATTGGGTAATTCCGTCAGAGCGGGAGAATCCTTCTCCTTCAAACTTGCCTCAAGACCTGTTCAACGAATTGTCAAGTACAAGGTTTTCACTCAAATTGCCTGGGACTTCCGCTTTGAGCTTAACGCAGATCCGGAGCTTATATCGATAGCCTACTACTGGGGATTAGGTTCGAAGAATGCACAGGGATTTGGAATGATAGAAATCAGCGAAAGGAGATAG
- a CDS encoding recombinase RecT, which translates to MKASEIASMVKKEDERRNHKPDPLAGIVKNLTSIKGEIANALPDAGITPERMIRIVVTLLRQNKSLAEAAMQNPASLLGAVMMAAQLGLDPTNGLDQCALVPRKGKVCFDIMYEGLVELGYRSDRMESIVARTVYEKDTFSLKYGLNEELVHIPYLDGDPGESKGYYMVGKLKGGGNIIVYMTKEQVHKIRDRYSVAYKAGLSGSRKDSPWFTSEDRMGEKTVVKAGFRWIPKSPIIRTALALDETAREASRLPMRN; encoded by the coding sequence ATGAAAGCAAGTGAAATCGCTTCTATGGTGAAGAAGGAAGATGAAAGAAGGAACCACAAGCCCGATCCTCTAGCAGGAATAGTCAAGAACCTCACTTCAATCAAAGGGGAAATTGCCAACGCCCTTCCGGATGCGGGAATAACTCCCGAAAGAATGATAAGAATAGTAGTCACTCTTCTCAGACAGAACAAGAGCCTCGCTGAAGCGGCCATGCAGAACCCCGCTTCACTTCTCGGAGCCGTCATGATGGCGGCCCAGCTTGGTCTCGATCCCACAAACGGACTAGATCAATGCGCCCTGGTCCCAAGGAAGGGGAAAGTTTGTTTTGACATCATGTACGAGGGCTTAGTAGAGCTTGGTTACAGGTCAGACAGGATGGAATCCATTGTAGCGCGAACCGTCTATGAGAAAGACACCTTCAGTCTGAAGTACGGACTCAACGAAGAGCTTGTCCACATACCATACCTAGATGGAGATCCCGGCGAGTCGAAAGGCTACTACATGGTCGGCAAACTCAAGGGCGGCGGAAACATCATAGTCTACATGACTAAGGAACAGGTTCACAAGATAAGGGATAGGTATTCCGTGGCCTACAAAGCTGGCCTCAGTGGCAGCAGGAAAGACAGCCCTTGGTTCACGAGTGAAGACAGAATGGGAGAGAAGACGGTCGTTAAGGCTGGTTTCAGGTGGATTCCGAAGTCTCCGATTATCAGGACGGCTCTGGCACTGGATGAAACCGCTAGAGAGGCTTCCAGACTACCTATGAGGAATTGA
- the cas2 gene encoding CRISPR-associated endonuclease Cas2, with product MFILLVYDIGEKRVIKALKICRQYLDWVQNSVFEGELTKAGLETLKKRLGKIMNKEEDSVRIYKLRSEDYLTIEILGIDKKQVADDGIL from the coding sequence GTGTTCATTCTTCTCGTCTACGATATTGGGGAAAAGCGGGTGATCAAAGCCCTTAAAATCTGTAGGCAATACCTAGACTGGGTTCAGAATTCAGTATTTGAAGGTGAACTAACAAAGGCAGGCCTCGAAACACTCAAGAAACGACTGGGGAAAATCATGAACAAAGAAGAGGATTCGGTGAGAATCTACAAACTAAGGTCAGAAGATTATTTAACCATCGAGATACTCGGAATAGATAAGAAACAAGTGGCTGACGACGGAATCCTTTAG
- the cas1b gene encoding type I-B CRISPR-associated endonuclease Cas1b produces the protein MKRMLYLFTSGKLLRMNNTLVFEKEDGKKVHLPVEQTDSICAFGEIDLNKRVLEFLTQKQIPLHFFNRYDYYSGTYYPREHLNSGFLILQQANFYNDGKKRMDLAKRFVKGSMQNMLSVLSYYNRRGKDLEREIAGLNALKERLEDTGTIDEAMAIEGNFRDLYYKCFDTIIDDSSFEFVSRTRQPPLNRLNALISFGNTMLYTTVLGEIYRTHLDPRIGYLHTTNFRSFSLNLDVAEVFKPVLVDRLIFAMINKKQIQAKHFAKHLEGIYMNDSGKEIFVRAYDEKLKTTIKHSRLKRNVSYRYLIRLELYKIEKQITGEREYIPWKE, from the coding sequence ATGAAGCGAATGCTGTACCTTTTCACTTCGGGAAAGCTTTTGAGAATGAACAATACCCTAGTCTTCGAAAAAGAAGACGGAAAGAAGGTTCATCTTCCCGTCGAACAGACGGATTCAATCTGCGCTTTCGGAGAAATCGATCTTAACAAGAGAGTTCTAGAATTTCTTACTCAAAAGCAGATTCCTCTTCATTTCTTCAATCGGTATGACTACTATTCGGGAACCTACTATCCGAGAGAGCATCTGAATTCAGGCTTTCTGATACTGCAACAGGCCAATTTCTACAATGATGGAAAGAAACGCATGGATCTTGCAAAGAGGTTTGTGAAAGGCTCAATGCAAAACATGCTGAGTGTATTGTCATACTACAACAGACGCGGAAAGGATCTCGAAAGAGAAATAGCAGGGCTAAACGCACTGAAAGAACGCCTTGAAGACACTGGGACCATAGATGAAGCAATGGCAATAGAGGGGAACTTCAGAGACCTTTATTACAAATGTTTCGATACCATAATAGATGACTCTAGCTTTGAGTTCGTTTCAAGAACCAGACAACCTCCCTTGAATAGACTCAATGCTCTTATAAGTTTCGGGAACACAATGCTTTATACAACCGTTCTGGGAGAGATTTATCGTACTCACCTCGATCCGAGAATCGGATACCTTCACACAACGAATTTTCGCAGCTTTTCCTTGAATCTCGATGTCGCCGAGGTGTTTAAGCCAGTCCTTGTAGATCGCCTGATATTCGCCATGATAAACAAGAAACAAATCCAGGCGAAACATTTCGCTAAGCATTTGGAAGGGATATACATGAACGACTCAGGAAAAGAGATCTTTGTGAGAGCATACGATGAAAAACTGAAAACAACGATAAAGCATTCGCGACTGAAAAGAAATGTATCGTACCGGTATCTGATTCGCTTGGAGCTTTACAAAATAGAAAAACAGATAACAGGCGAGCGTGAATACATACCCTGGAAGGAATAG
- the cas4 gene encoding CRISPR-associated protein Cas4, translating into MIDITGYLVLSYSYCAREAWLVAHRIFPESEDMNLALGRLIHETSYENRGEKDIAIENIKLDMVEEKKGKTIVSEIKKSKYSLEGARDQLLFYLLRLKEMGVQAEGQLLVPKEKKKITITLTEEEEDRIKKLCEEIQKLVEGPIPEIERAQNKCKNCAYYTYCWV; encoded by the coding sequence TTGATAGATATTACCGGTTACCTTGTGCTTTCATATTCCTACTGTGCCAGGGAAGCATGGTTAGTAGCCCACAGAATATTTCCCGAAAGCGAAGATATGAACCTTGCACTTGGTAGGCTCATCCATGAAACATCTTACGAAAACAGAGGAGAAAAGGACATCGCCATAGAGAACATAAAACTCGACATGGTCGAAGAGAAAAAGGGAAAAACCATTGTAAGCGAGATAAAGAAGTCCAAGTATTCACTAGAAGGAGCGAGAGATCAGCTGCTCTTCTATCTTCTGAGGCTAAAGGAAATGGGAGTTCAGGCCGAGGGACAGCTGCTGGTGCCGAAAGAGAAGAAGAAAATAACAATTACTTTGACTGAAGAAGAAGAAGACAGAATAAAGAAATTATGCGAAGAAATACAGAAACTCGTTGAAGGCCCGATTCCAGAGATCGAAAGGGCACAGAACAAGTGTAAGAACTGCGCTTACTACACTTATTGTTGGGTGTGA
- the cas3 gene encoding CRISPR-associated helicase Cas3' has protein sequence MSEVYSHPAREGESPRLLIHHLDGVYHLMISEIEIASLYMDFENLLGVDKKTLGFLVKAIAYFHDLGKATPEFQNKIMKRRFNRDRSNHAALGAFAIGKYLTLNAPNEIQHLIPIVVSLLKRHHGQAENPEFGCDLDSDSELIEWQLLNLNEGFLDELRLKIDVPPLDKDELSDLVYNWQEYYEDFFLDDRKDIRPYVLYMYLSSLLRWADETDAAFRNKSMPERDNLPETLVEDYRKAKGFDMPGTDPMNLLRSKFYDLATSNIDFEVGTLKGPTGIGKTLTLLSLALKLRRNQSREGHIPRIIYCLPFLSIIDQTYDVARKLFVETGRPEPTPNQLLQQHHLSEIDFGTDNEDENYEKYEADLLTNSWNSELTITTFVSFFHSIFTRKRTPKFFRIPGSIVLLDEIQAIPTRYWDLTGKVMQLLAKYGGTRFIFSTATMPSCFGLSGESLFNEDIPLNRFELERIDEMSFEEFTSNLLPDTVEEALTSEKSLMIVMNTIASAEATFKKIVELPNAEAEKLYYLSTKVPPEVRRQRIQSIKGEGGSCILVTTQLVEAGVDLDFDYCIRDMGPLDSIVQVAGRVNRSGKKEAGKIRLIELTDFNNHRAPSKIYDSVLLSATKRTMINTLYNESELYSLVEDYFEAIEESGFEVKSKEILESIYKLEFAKIADFKLIDESGRTFPVFLEIDENAEAAWRDYTDVLQRPTTAEDKFKLLAEKKSIVRKLAPYIINYRVKHDESEADLPPVVGGFCYVQKDELERYYDESTGFHLAGCDIY, from the coding sequence TTGTCTGAAGTTTATTCCCATCCGGCAAGAGAAGGTGAATCGCCCAGACTGCTGATCCATCATCTCGATGGTGTCTATCACCTCATGATCTCTGAAATTGAAATCGCAAGTCTTTATATGGACTTTGAAAACCTGCTCGGGGTCGATAAAAAGACCCTGGGCTTTCTGGTTAAGGCCATCGCATACTTCCATGATCTTGGGAAGGCTACTCCGGAATTTCAGAACAAGATAATGAAGCGCAGATTCAACAGAGACAGATCAAACCATGCCGCTCTTGGGGCTTTTGCAATAGGAAAGTACTTGACGCTGAACGCGCCGAACGAAATTCAGCATCTAATCCCTATAGTCGTAAGCCTTTTGAAGCGGCACCATGGTCAGGCTGAAAATCCGGAATTCGGTTGTGACCTCGACAGCGATTCAGAACTCATAGAATGGCAGCTCTTGAATCTGAATGAAGGGTTTCTTGACGAACTTCGTCTGAAAATTGATGTCCCACCACTCGACAAAGATGAATTAAGTGATCTCGTTTACAATTGGCAGGAGTATTACGAAGATTTCTTCCTGGACGATAGAAAAGATATCCGTCCTTATGTATTGTATATGTACCTTTCATCTCTTCTGCGTTGGGCAGATGAAACCGACGCTGCCTTCAGGAATAAGTCAATGCCTGAGAGGGACAATCTTCCCGAAACGCTCGTAGAAGACTATAGGAAAGCGAAAGGCTTTGACATGCCGGGAACAGATCCCATGAACCTTCTTAGGAGCAAATTCTACGACCTTGCGACATCAAATATCGACTTCGAAGTTGGTACACTCAAAGGACCTACCGGTATCGGGAAAACTTTGACTCTCCTCTCACTGGCCCTGAAATTACGACGAAACCAATCGAGAGAAGGTCATATTCCGAGGATAATATACTGCCTTCCTTTCCTGAGCATAATAGATCAGACTTACGATGTCGCGCGAAAACTCTTCGTTGAAACGGGTCGGCCCGAACCGACTCCAAATCAGTTATTACAGCAGCATCATCTTTCGGAGATAGATTTTGGCACGGACAACGAAGATGAGAACTACGAGAAGTATGAGGCAGACCTCCTGACAAACTCGTGGAACAGCGAGCTAACTATTACCACATTTGTGAGCTTCTTCCATTCGATTTTCACAAGAAAGAGGACCCCGAAATTCTTCAGGATTCCGGGTTCCATAGTTCTGTTGGATGAGATTCAGGCAATTCCCACAAGATACTGGGACCTTACCGGGAAAGTGATGCAGCTACTCGCCAAATACGGTGGTACAAGATTCATATTCTCTACCGCAACCATGCCATCATGTTTCGGCCTTAGCGGCGAATCTCTTTTCAATGAAGATATTCCGCTCAACAGATTTGAACTGGAACGTATCGATGAGATGTCCTTTGAAGAATTCACAAGTAACCTGCTGCCGGATACTGTGGAAGAAGCGTTGACATCTGAGAAGTCCTTGATGATTGTTATGAACACAATAGCTTCGGCTGAAGCTACTTTCAAGAAAATCGTTGAGTTGCCTAATGCAGAAGCTGAAAAACTCTACTATCTGTCTACGAAAGTTCCGCCGGAAGTTCGAAGGCAGAGAATACAAAGCATAAAAGGCGAAGGCGGCTCTTGCATACTGGTTACAACCCAGCTTGTCGAAGCCGGCGTTGATCTGGATTTCGACTACTGCATCCGTGACATGGGACCCCTTGACAGCATCGTTCAGGTCGCCGGAAGAGTCAACAGATCCGGTAAAAAAGAAGCGGGCAAAATAAGACTGATCGAACTGACGGATTTCAACAATCACCGTGCACCGAGCAAGATCTATGACTCAGTTTTGTTATCGGCTACCAAAAGAACTATGATTAATACCCTGTACAATGAATCGGAGCTCTATTCACTCGTTGAAGACTACTTCGAAGCCATTGAAGAATCAGGCTTCGAAGTGAAATCAAAGGAGATTCTAGAAAGTATATACAAGTTAGAATTTGCCAAAATCGCTGATTTCAAGCTGATCGATGAGAGCGGTAGGACTTTCCCCGTCTTTCTTGAAATTGATGAGAATGCAGAGGCCGCGTGGCGAGATTACACAGACGTCCTTCAAAGGCCCACCACGGCGGAAGATAAATTCAAGCTTCTGGCGGAAAAGAAAAGCATCGTAAGAAAACTCGCACCGTACATAATCAACTATCGCGTAAAACATGATGAGAGTGAAGCAGATCTTCCACCAGTAGTAGGCGGGTTTTGCTACGTTCAGAAAGACGAGCTAGAACGCTATTACGACGAATCGACGGGATTTCATTTGGCCGGGTGTGACATCTATTGA
- the cas5b gene encoding type I-B CRISPR-associated protein Cas5b, with the protein MKVLVFDMASDYAHFRKPYTTTSALTYSVPPRTVIFGIVGNIIGIQSGGFGRSEQSSYFEAKGLKTGVRVLRPVRKTTFNLKYLHTKSGGSILVPVECVVSPKYRIYATGSTELLSVLKGTLEKHETHFTPYLGISEFIATIDYIGEFEANDMNGEVLVDSIVYLFNEGEIRFESGLNLFRETHAISMDNERRVQSYSEIAYEEDGKQILLLKSPSQSEIVKLNGAEDEVVMLV; encoded by the coding sequence ATGAAAGTCCTCGTCTTCGACATGGCGAGTGACTACGCCCATTTCAGAAAGCCATATACTACGACATCTGCGCTGACTTATTCTGTTCCGCCCCGTACGGTAATCTTCGGGATTGTGGGGAATATTATCGGTATTCAAAGCGGAGGCTTCGGCAGAAGCGAGCAGTCAAGCTATTTTGAGGCCAAGGGTTTGAAGACTGGCGTCAGGGTTTTGAGGCCCGTAAGAAAGACGACTTTCAATCTGAAATACCTCCACACGAAGAGCGGAGGCAGTATCCTTGTTCCCGTCGAATGTGTCGTCTCTCCCAAATATCGGATCTATGCCACAGGAAGCACTGAACTCCTATCTGTTTTGAAAGGAACACTTGAGAAACACGAGACACACTTCACTCCTTACCTGGGTATCTCCGAATTCATAGCCACAATAGACTACATTGGAGAATTTGAGGCAAATGATATGAATGGTGAGGTATTAGTCGATTCCATAGTCTATCTGTTCAATGAAGGAGAAATCAGATTCGAGAGCGGACTAAATCTCTTTCGTGAGACACATGCCATTTCCATGGACAACGAGAGAAGAGTTCAGAGTTACTCGGAAATTGCCTATGAAGAAGACGGCAAACAAATTCTTTTGTTAAAGAGCCCTTCTCAGTCTGAAATAGTGAAATTGAACGGAGCTGAAGACGAGGTGGTAATGCTTGTCTGA
- the cas7b gene encoding type I-B CRISPR-associated protein Cas7/Csh2 has protein sequence MADLVKNRHEIVFIYDVKDGNPNGDPMDENKPRMDETTGLNIVSDVRLKRTIRDYMGTVQKAERPEGYEQEVFINGDPVTSEQRAKELISDITDSKRFDRQRASEALLKKCIDLRLFGGTVPISKLNMSITGPVQFRFGRSLHRADSVFVQGTAAFVSKEGNEQRSFSEKWQLPYSCIAFYGVLNQNTAKETLLTDADVDFLFEAMWDGTKDLITRSKMEQLPRLLIDVIYDEEKNFHIGELDKAIELKSEIQEERIRGAKDFSLEVSELKGLLYEYRNNIKKVRCRIDPRLKLTLNGKPFEIEGLLEGKTEKLEK, from the coding sequence ATGGCGGATTTAGTTAAGAACCGGCACGAGATAGTCTTTATCTATGACGTGAAGGACGGCAATCCTAACGGAGATCCTATGGACGAGAACAAACCGAGGATGGATGAGACTACCGGGCTAAACATTGTCTCGGATGTCAGACTTAAGAGAACGATCAGAGACTACATGGGGACAGTGCAGAAGGCAGAACGTCCTGAAGGCTACGAGCAGGAGGTTTTTATTAACGGAGATCCCGTAACGTCAGAGCAGCGAGCAAAAGAGCTGATTTCCGACATAACCGACAGTAAAAGGTTCGATAGACAGAGGGCATCGGAGGCTCTTCTTAAGAAATGTATAGATCTGCGTCTTTTTGGCGGAACCGTACCGATCTCAAAGCTCAATATGTCTATTACCGGGCCGGTTCAGTTCAGATTCGGCAGATCTCTTCACAGGGCTGATTCTGTCTTTGTTCAGGGCACGGCGGCTTTTGTCTCAAAGGAAGGAAACGAGCAGCGTAGTTTCAGCGAGAAGTGGCAGTTACCATACTCTTGCATCGCATTTTACGGTGTTCTCAATCAGAACACAGCGAAAGAAACACTACTCACAGACGCCGATGTCGATTTTCTGTTTGAAGCCATGTGGGACGGTACCAAAGATCTGATTACCCGATCCAAGATGGAGCAGCTCCCAAGACTCCTAATAGATGTCATCTATGATGAGGAGAAGAACTTCCATATTGGAGAGCTTGATAAGGCTATTGAGCTGAAATCGGAGATTCAGGAGGAGAGGATCCGTGGCGCAAAAGATTTTAGTCTTGAGGTTTCCGAACTTAAAGGACTTCTTTATGAATACAGAAACAACATAAAGAAAGTCCGTTGCAGAATAGACCCTAGACTGAAGCTCACCCTCAATGGCAAACCATTCGAGATAGAAGGTTTGCTGGAGGGCAAAACTGAAAAACTGGAAAAGTGA
- a CDS encoding TM1802 family CRISPR-associated protein: MIKSVYEIGILHEDEFDETQQLTEDLGKKYTRVVTINLETKDDKLLYSGCRLGYKTDANYLYRKTPPAKPDPYSLTLKPSKKGPAGLIDRFIKFCEMHPGKLANGIKDILSENKEKIVSDIEEQAEQITEKNEFYFLTVLIDGRSVGAFKEFRTAFLNEVQKLPNSRSGVCFLCGKETEVGARVSNIFKFATIDQPGFAYMMSNKSHDVTMPLCQDCFSKLALGKRIADDKLTLNFYESQVYVLPRFAGDRIGKSQQLIENTLSPFTSLTDSFRGEDRRYEKFESRLIKRLSREDAYSTLNFVFFVKARGKDEVKVYLNIEDVPPSRMKAIAKTADDIETELRSLGSPRIRFEILWKVFKGYAQLKKNSSDSPVPPTDFLEFMRAIFKGTKADLGLYKKASMRYFYSLKMNAKENELKGVFFDRNSIVAMGYFLDRLNNPLEGGVLGLKKTKEELLEEYFEQYPGFFANDDLKLTFVIGMIHALVVGIQKDQGYSGTADQRIKGYRMKPDDFKEHLTYLRDKYKHYSKKMANTSHIGFVGKLFDLAGRYQLNAGMSWTSSLTDLNYAFLCGEASKNLLMSSSEKEIDKEVNMEEEE, from the coding sequence TTGATCAAGAGTGTCTACGAAATCGGAATTTTGCATGAAGATGAGTTCGATGAAACCCAGCAATTGACGGAGGATCTCGGCAAGAAATACACCAGAGTTGTAACGATAAACCTGGAAACAAAGGACGACAAACTTCTCTATTCCGGCTGTAGGTTAGGGTACAAAACAGATGCCAATTACCTCTATAGGAAGACTCCTCCTGCAAAACCGGATCCATACTCTTTGACTCTCAAACCTTCGAAAAAAGGGCCAGCAGGTTTGATCGATAGATTCATAAAGTTCTGTGAGATGCATCCCGGTAAGCTTGCGAATGGCATTAAAGATATTCTTTCAGAGAACAAAGAGAAGATCGTCAGCGATATTGAGGAACAGGCGGAGCAGATTACCGAGAAGAATGAATTCTATTTCTTGACTGTTTTGATCGATGGACGATCTGTGGGAGCGTTCAAGGAGTTCAGGACTGCCTTCCTAAATGAAGTTCAAAAACTCCCGAACTCCCGAAGCGGCGTTTGCTTTTTGTGCGGGAAAGAAACCGAAGTTGGTGCCAGAGTTAGCAATATCTTCAAGTTTGCCACAATTGATCAGCCTGGTTTTGCATATATGATGAGCAACAAGAGTCACGATGTTACTATGCCTCTCTGCCAGGATTGTTTCTCTAAACTCGCCCTGGGTAAAAGGATTGCCGATGACAAGTTAACTCTCAACTTCTATGAGTCACAAGTTTACGTCCTTCCGAGATTCGCGGGTGACAGAATAGGCAAGAGCCAACAGCTCATCGAAAACACTCTTTCACCGTTTACGAGCCTTACAGATTCTTTCCGAGGAGAAGACCGTAGATACGAAAAATTTGAATCAAGGCTGATCAAGAGACTCAGCAGAGAGGACGCCTACTCGACTTTGAATTTCGTCTTTTTTGTCAAGGCAAGAGGGAAGGATGAGGTGAAAGTCTACCTGAACATAGAAGATGTTCCGCCTTCGAGGATGAAGGCCATCGCAAAAACTGCAGACGATATTGAGACAGAGCTAAGATCTCTGGGTTCTCCCAGAATCAGATTTGAAATACTGTGGAAGGTTTTTAAAGGTTATGCTCAGCTAAAAAAGAACTCCTCTGACAGCCCAGTGCCGCCAACTGATTTTCTGGAATTCATGAGGGCGATATTTAAAGGCACCAAGGCAGATTTAGGTCTTTATAAGAAGGCTTCGATGCGATACTTCTACTCTCTTAAGATGAACGCGAAAGAAAATGAACTAAAGGGTGTGTTCTTCGATCGCAATTCGATAGTTGCAATGGGTTATTTTTTGGACAGACTGAATAATCCTTTAGAAGGAGGGGTTTTAGGTTTGAAAAAGACAAAGGAGGAATTACTTGAAGAGTATTTTGAGCAGTATCCAGGTTTCTTTGCAAATGATGATTTGAAGCTAACTTTTGTAATCGGAATGATCCACGCACTTGTAGTGGGTATTCAGAAAGATCAGGGATACAGTGGTACAGCCGATCAGAGGATCAAAGGTTACAGGATGAAGCCAGACGATTTCAAAGAACATCTCACCTATCTCAGAGATAAGTACAAGCACTATTCGAAGAAAATGGCGAACACCTCACATATTGGATTTGTCGGGAAGCTCTTTGACCTCGCAGGAAGATACCAGCTGAATGCTGGAATGAGTTGGACCTCGTCGTTGACAGACTTGAATTATGCATTCCTGTGTGGAGAAGCTTCGAAGAATCTGTTGATGAGTTCATCTGAAAAAGAAATTGACAAAGAAGTAAATATGGAAGAGGAGGAATGA
- the cas6 gene encoding CRISPR-associated endoribonuclease Cas6, with protein sequence MRIRISLESEKPVSLPISYSYPLQSAIYKILSDVIPESHDFGLTANGRTLRPFTFSRLLGRKQRINEGSISLTPPISLHFSSPLEDYVQAFANGLMKNGGIRLLGAKLDLISIEVEPTLPETKCIVAKTISPITVYSTLMTADGRKKTYFYNPVEKDFAIQIRENLNRKASALGNSVRAGESFSFKLASRPVQRIVKYKDFTQIAWDFRFELQADPELISIAYDWGLGSKNAQGFGMIKTIERR encoded by the coding sequence TTGAGAATAAGGATTTCACTTGAAAGCGAAAAACCCGTCTCTCTACCAATCAGCTACTCATATCCACTTCAGTCGGCAATATATAAGATACTCTCAGACGTAATCCCGGAAAGCCATGACTTTGGCCTAACCGCGAATGGAAGAACCCTAAGACCATTCACTTTCTCACGACTCCTTGGTCGCAAGCAAAGGATTAATGAAGGCTCAATATCGCTAACCCCTCCGATAAGCTTGCACTTCTCATCACCTCTTGAAGATTATGTCCAAGCCTTTGCGAACGGCCTTATGAAGAACGGAGGAATTCGGCTTCTAGGTGCGAAATTGGACCTTATATCGATAGAGGTAGAACCAACCCTTCCGGAAACGAAATGCATAGTGGCCAAAACAATATCACCAATAACTGTCTATTCGACTCTCATGACAGCAGACGGAAGAAAGAAAACTTATTTCTACAATCCGGTGGAGAAAGATTTCGCAATCCAGATTCGGGAAAACCTCAACAGAAAGGCAAGTGCATTGGGTAATTCCGTCAGAGCGGGAGAATCCTTCTCCTTCAAACTTGCCTCAAGACCAGTTCAACGGATTGTGAAGTACAAGGATTTCACTCAAATCGCCTGGGATTTCCGCTTTGAGCTTCAGGCAGATCCGGAACTTATATCGATAGCCTACGATTGGGGTCTAGGTTCAAAGAATGCACAGGGATTTGGAATGATAAAAACCATTGAAAGGAGGTGA